A region from the Ignavibacteriales bacterium genome encodes:
- a CDS encoding riboflavin synthase: MFTGLIEEVGKVKKVQQLGGGLKISISSITILNDLNIGDSININGACQTVVNFNKESFDVEAVEETLKKTNLAKLKLNNNVNLERSLTLNKKLGGHFVLGHVDTTGKILTIKKLSTSYLVSVSCQKEYLQYLINVGSIAVEGISLTVANYNKNSFTVSIIPHTWKHTNLADKKIGEDVNLEFDVLGKYVARILSNGKKEKLTVDWLQELGY; this comes from the coding sequence ATGTTTACCGGATTAATTGAAGAAGTTGGAAAAGTAAAAAAAGTACAGCAACTTGGCGGCGGATTAAAAATATCCATCTCTTCAATTACAATTTTGAATGATTTAAACATTGGCGATAGTATTAATATTAATGGCGCCTGCCAAACTGTGGTTAACTTCAACAAAGAATCTTTTGATGTCGAGGCAGTTGAAGAAACACTTAAAAAAACCAACCTGGCAAAATTAAAATTAAATAATAATGTTAATCTCGAAAGATCACTTACATTGAATAAAAAATTAGGCGGGCATTTTGTACTTGGGCACGTAGATACTACTGGAAAAATCTTAACGATAAAAAAGCTTTCTACCAGTTACCTTGTATCGGTTTCCTGCCAGAAGGAATATTTACAGTACCTAATAAATGTTGGTTCCATTGCAGTAGAAGGTATTAGCTTAACTGTTGCAAATTATAATAAAAACTCATTTACCGTCTCGATTATACCACACACCTGGAAGCATACAAACCTTGCTGATAAAAAAATTGGTGAAGATGTGAATCTTGAGTTTGATGTTTTGGGAAAATATGTTGCCCGAATTTTAAGTAACGGTAAAAAAGAAAAATTAACTGTGGATTGGTTACAAGAACTTGGCTACTGA
- the ribD gene encoding bifunctional diaminohydroxyphosphoribosylaminopyrimidine deaminase/5-amino-6-(5-phosphoribosylamino)uracil reductase RibD, producing the protein MNDESYIKLTLEIAKKGRGKVSPNPLVGAILVKDEKILGAGYHKSFGSSHAEINAINSAKQNVEDATLYVNLEPCSHFGKTPPCVDAIIEHKIKRVVIGTLDMNPIVSGNGIKKLKQAGVEVKVGILEKECIELNKFFFKFITKKIPYVTLKTAQTLDGKIADKNYDSKWITSIASRKYVHNLRSEYDAVLVGTTTVKIDNPSLTVRYVEGRNPKRVIIDSQLKLKPIYKIFNNTSDGNLIVLTSKNSIAKKKKVENLIEDGVKVLFVKENGDGRLNLRNALEELAKENISSLLVEGGQKIYSTFIKENLFDDIMMFIGPKYLGGGLSVVECLGVPSIKRSIKLKVISVEKVGDDVLIVLNK; encoded by the coding sequence TTGAATGACGAATCCTACATAAAGTTAACCTTAGAGATTGCTAAAAAGGGAAGAGGGAAAGTTTCTCCAAATCCTCTGGTTGGAGCAATTCTGGTTAAGGATGAAAAAATTCTTGGCGCCGGATACCATAAATCTTTTGGAAGCAGCCACGCCGAAATAAACGCGATTAACAGTGCAAAGCAAAATGTTGAAGACGCAACTTTATATGTTAACCTTGAACCTTGTTCTCATTTTGGTAAAACACCTCCTTGCGTTGATGCAATAATTGAACATAAGATTAAAAGAGTGGTTATTGGTACTTTGGATATGAATCCAATTGTAAGCGGTAACGGAATAAAAAAGTTAAAGCAAGCCGGTGTTGAAGTAAAGGTAGGAATTTTAGAAAAAGAATGTATAGAATTAAATAAATTCTTCTTCAAGTTTATAACTAAGAAAATTCCTTATGTTACCTTAAAAACCGCCCAAACATTAGATGGTAAAATTGCTGATAAGAATTACGATTCAAAATGGATTACTTCTATTGCATCAAGGAAGTATGTTCATAATTTACGAAGTGAATACGATGCTGTTCTTGTTGGAACTACAACAGTAAAAATAGATAATCCAAGTTTAACGGTAAGGTATGTTGAAGGGAGGAATCCAAAACGGGTAATAATTGATTCACAACTAAAACTAAAACCAATCTACAAAATTTTCAACAACACTTCGGATGGAAACCTTATTGTTCTTACTTCAAAGAACAGTATAGCTAAAAAGAAAAAAGTTGAAAATCTAATTGAAGATGGTGTAAAAGTATTATTTGTTAAAGAAAATGGTGATGGAAGATTGAATCTAAGAAATGCTTTGGAAGAACTTGCTAAGGAAAATATATCATCATTACTTGTAGAAGGCGGGCAGAAAATTTATTCAACTTTTATAAAAGAAAATTTGTTTGACGATATAATGATGTTCATCGGTCCAAAATATTTAGGCGGAGGACTTTCTGTTGTTGAATGCCTTGGAGTCCCATCAATTAAAAGATCGATTAAGTTGAAGGTAATCTCAGTAGAAAAAGTTGGAGATGATGTTTTAATTGTCCTTAATAAGTAG
- the greA gene encoding transcription elongation factor GreA, whose product MSLANFVYLTKERLLELEKELTELKSNGRHNMAQKIAEARAHGDLSENAEYDAAKEEQGLFELRISKLENLLSRVRLIEKSNIPSETATILSTVSVKNLKNDNIFEYTLVSPEEADFQSGKISVTSPVGQGLVGKKVGDQVKVKAPAGMLEFEILSIK is encoded by the coding sequence ATGTCTTTAGCAAACTTTGTATATTTAACAAAAGAAAGATTGTTGGAATTAGAAAAAGAACTAACCGAGTTAAAATCCAATGGAAGGCATAATATGGCACAAAAAATTGCTGAAGCTCGCGCACACGGCGATCTTTCTGAAAATGCTGAGTATGATGCAGCAAAAGAAGAACAAGGATTGTTCGAATTAAGGATTTCAAAATTAGAGAATCTTCTTTCACGAGTTAGGTTGATTGAAAAATCAAACATCCCATCGGAAACAGCTACAATACTCTCTACTGTTTCTGTAAAGAATTTAAAAAACGATAATATTTTTGAATATACATTAGTATCTCCGGAAGAAGCAGACTTCCAAAGTGGAAAAATTTCTGTTACTTCTCCTGTAGGACAAGGCTTGGTTGGTAAAAAAGTAGGTGATCAAGTTAAAGTAAAAGCTCCGGCAGGTATGCTTGAATTTGAAATCCTTTCTATAAAATAG